In Microbacterium galbinum, the genomic stretch TCGGCGATCAGGTCGCGCACGTCCTCGATGCCGACCGACAGCCGCACCACGTTCTCGGGGACCGCGAGAGCGGTGCCGCGCACCGAGGCGTGCGTCATGTCCGGCGGGTAGCCGATCAGCGACTCGACGCCGCCGAGCGACTCCGCGAGCTGGAAGATCTCCGTCGACTCCGCGAACGCCTTGGCTGCGTCCGGGCCCGCGGCGAGGGCGAGCGACAGCATGCCGCCGAAGCCGCTCATCTGGCGGGCCGCGATGTCGTGGCCCGGGTGCGAAGCGAGACCCGGGTAGAAGACCCGCTCGAACTCGGGACGGCTCTCGGCCCACTCGGCGATCGCCTGAGCGTTCTCGGAGTGCTGCCGCACGCGCACCGCGAGCGTCTTGATGCCGCGGGTGGTGAGCCAGGCGTCGAGCGGGGCCGACACGGCTCCCACGGCGAACTGCTGGAACTTGATCGCGTCGAAGTGGGTGTCGTCGCCGAACACCACCGCGCCGCCCAGCACATCGGAGTGCCCGCCGAGGTACTTGGTGGTCGAGTGCACGACCAGGTCGGCCCCGAGGGCGAGCGGCTGCTGCAGCGCCGGCGAGGCGAACGTGTTGTCGACCACGACGACGGCGCCGGCCGCGTGCGCGACCTCCGCGACGACCGCGATGTCGACGATCTTGAGCAGCGGGTTGCTGGGCGTCTCGAGCCAGACGATCTTGGTCTCGGGGCGGATCGCCGCGCGCACCTCGTCGAGGTCGCCGAGCTCGACCGTGGTGGTCTCGATGCCCCACGGTGCGAGCACGCGGGTGAGCAGGCGGTAGGTGCCGCCGTAGACGTCGTTGCCGAGCACGACGTGGTCGCCGGGCTTCAGGATGCCGCGCAGCAGCGCATCTTCGGCGGCGAGCCCCGAGGCGAACGACAGCGCCGAGACGCCGCCCTCGAGGGCCGCGAGCTGGGTCTCGAGCGACGACCGGGTGGGGTTGCCCGCGCGGTTGTACTCGTAGCCCTCGCGGAAGCCGCCGATGCCGTCCTGCACGTGCGTGGAGGCCTGGTAGATCGGCGGGATGATCGCACCGGTGCGGGGATCGGGTTCCTGACCTGCGTGGATGGCTCGGGTGGCGAAGGAGTGCTCGGACATGCCCCTCAGCCTACGTGCGGGCTCCGGAGCGGCGGCGATCCTGTTACGTCGCGCGTCACTCGTCGCGCGTCACTTCGAGAGGTACGCGAGCAGATCCTGCCGGGTCAGGACGGTGTGCGGCTTGCCGCCCTCGGTGACCAGCAGCGCATCGGCGTCGGCGAGCGCGGCACGAGCCTGCGCGACGGACGCGTGGATGCCGATGAGCGGCAGCCGCTCCCCCACGTGATCACCCACGGCGTCGGCCGGGTTGGCGTCGCCGCGGAACAGCAGGTCGAG encodes the following:
- a CDS encoding cystathionine gamma-synthase — encoded protein: MSEHSFATRAIHAGQEPDPRTGAIIPPIYQASTHVQDGIGGFREGYEYNRAGNPTRSSLETQLAALEGGVSALSFASGLAAEDALLRGILKPGDHVVLGNDVYGGTYRLLTRVLAPWGIETTTVELGDLDEVRAAIRPETKIVWLETPSNPLLKIVDIAVVAEVAHAAGAVVVVDNTFASPALQQPLALGADLVVHSTTKYLGGHSDVLGGAVVFGDDTHFDAIKFQQFAVGAVSAPLDAWLTTRGIKTLAVRVRQHSENAQAIAEWAESRPEFERVFYPGLASHPGHDIAARQMSGFGGMLSLALAAGPDAAKAFAESTEIFQLAESLGGVESLIGYPPDMTHASVRGTALAVPENVVRLSVGIEDVRDLIADLEQGLARISS